From Chaetodon trifascialis isolate fChaTrf1 chromosome 1, fChaTrf1.hap1, whole genome shotgun sequence, one genomic window encodes:
- the LOC139347385 gene encoding histone-binding protein RBBP7 produces MADKEVYDDAVEERVINEEYKIWKKNTPFLYDLVMTHALEWPSLTVQWLPDVSRPEGKDYTIHRLVLGTHTSDEQNHLVIASVQVPNDDAQFDASHYDSEKGEFGGFGSVSGKIEIEIKINHEGEVNRARYMPQNHCIIATKTPTSDVLVFDYNKHPSKPDPSGECSPDLRLKGHQKEGYGLSWNPNLSGNLLSASDDHTICLWDIGASPKEGKVVDAKTIFTGHTAVVEDVSWHLLHESLFGSVADDQKLMIWDTRSNNTSKASHAVDAHTAEVNCLSFNPYSEFILATGSADKTVALWDLRNLKLKLHSFESHKDEIFQVQWSPHNETILASSGTDRRLNVWDLSKIGEEQSAEDAEDGPPELLFIHGGHTAKISDFSWNPNEPWVICSVSEDNIMQVWQMAENIYNDEEPDNTPASELEAQGS; encoded by the exons ATGGCTGATAAAGAGG TATATGACGATGCAGTGGAAGAAAGGGTCATCAATGAGGAGTACAAGATTTGGAAGAAAAACACTCCTTTCCTTTATGACCTGGTAATGACTCATGCACTGGAGTGGCCCAGTCTTACTGTCCAGTGGCTTCCAGATGTCAGCAG GCCAGAGGGGAAGGACTACACCATTCACAGGCTGGTTTTGGGGACGCATACATCAGATGAGCAGAACCACCTTGTGATTGCCAGCGTCCAGGTACCAAATGATGATGCCCAGTTTGACGCCTCACACTACGACAGCGAGAAAGGAG AATTTGGTGGTTTTGGTTCAGTAAGTGGGAAAATAGAGATTGAGATCAAGATCAACCACGAAGGAGAGGTGAACCGAGCCCGCTACATGCCCCAGAATCACTGCATCATTGCCACCAAGACTCCCACGTCTGATGTGCTGGTCTTCGACTACAATAAGCACCCGTCTAAACCAG atccCAGTGGCGAGTGTAGTCCTGACTTGAGGCTGAAAGGCCACCAGAAAGAAGGTTATGGCCTTTCCTGGAATCCCAACCTCAGTGGCAATTTACTCAGTGCTTCAGATGACCAT ACGATCTGTCTATGGGACATCGGGGCCAGCCCAAAGGAAGGGAAGGTTGTGGATGCCAAGACAATTTTCACTGGCCacacagcagtggtggaagatgtTTCCTGGCATTTGCTCCATGAATCCCTGTTTGGCTCGGTGGCGGATGACCAGAAACTCATGAT ATGGGACACTCGGTCTAACAATACATCAAAAGCCAGCCACGCAGTAGACGCGCACACTGCTGAGGTCAACTGTCTGAGTTTCAACCCCTACAGCGAGTTCATTCTTGCTACAGGTTCTGCTGATAAG ACTGTTGCATTATGGGATCTGAGGAACCTCAAACTGAAGCTCCACTCCTTTGAGTCCCACAAAGATGAAATTTTCCAG GTACAATGGTCTCCTCACAATGAGACAATCCTGGCGTCGAGCGGCACTGACCGACGTCTCAACGTCTGGGATCTCAG CAAAATTGGTGAGGAGCAGTCAGCAGAGGATGCTGAAGATGGTCCTCCAGAGCTGTTG TTCATCCATGGTGGCCACACAGCCAAGATCTCTGACTTCTCCTGGAATCCCAATGAACCCTGGGTCATCTGCTCAGTCTCCGAGGACAACATCATGCAAGTCTGGCAGATG GCGGAGAATATCTACAATGATGAGGAGCCAGACAACACCCCTGCATCAGAGCTGGAGGCTCAGGGATCATAA